A region of the Thermomicrobiales bacterium genome:
CAAACACTGGAAACTGGCGAAGACCGAATCGTGTTGCAGGCGGTGCGCGAGGTGCTGACCTCCGCCGTGGAAGGAAACGCATGACTCCCGAGGAAAAACTGAAGGAAATGGGATTCGAGCTCAAGGAGCAGAAGCCGTTTCACCCGGCGGTTGCCATGGGCAAGATCACGGGCAATCTGCTCTATCTCTCCGGGTCCACGCCGCCACCGGTGGACGGGGTGCCGTGGGACGGACGGGTAGGCGATGTCTACACGGTCGAGCAAGGGTATGAAGCGGCTAAGCAGGTGGCGTTCATGCAACTGCAAGCGGCCTGGAACGTGCTGGGCGATCTATCGCGCATCAAGCAGACCGTGAAAGTACTGGGCATGGTCAACTGCACCGCGGGGTTCAGAGACACCCCGGCGGTAATGCACGGTTTCAGCGAGACGCTTTACGCGGTGCTGGGCGAAGCCGGGGTGCACACGCGTTCCGCAGTTGGCGTGCAGGCGTTGCCGGCAAACGTTCCGGTCGAAGTCGAGACGATTTTCGAGATCGAGTGAGAAGGGCGGAACCGGGAATGAGGAGTCTGCAGGGCTCGCTCATTCCCGCCGTCGCGCTCCGAACTGCTTCCGGGGGAGTCCATGTTCACCGTCGACGCCGATATTCATGTGAATGACACGCCGGGGAAGCTGGCGCCGCATTGCGCGATGCCCTGGCGGAAGTCGCTGGAACTGCTGGACGGGGCGACCTATCCCTACTTGCAGATTCCGGGATTCGCCGCGAACCTGCGGCAGGATCCACCGATTGCCGGGAGCCCGCCCTATCGCTCGGTGGAAACCGCGCCGGATATGCGCCGCGCGCTCGATGAGCTGGGCATCGACGTGGGAATTCTCTTCCCGGATCATCTGCTCCTCTTCGCGGCGTTGCCGAACAAGGAGTACGCCACCACGCTCTCCCATGCCTACAACCGTTGGCTGACGGAAGAATGGCTGCAGGAAGACAATGGGCTCTATGGGGTGGTGCTCGCCTGTCCGCAGAACCCGGAGGACTCGGCAGAGGAGATCCGGAAGTACGCGAAGAACGACCGTATCGTTGGAGTCTATCTCCCGACAGCCGGTGTGCATCCGCTTTGGGGCGACCGGCGTTACGACCCGATCTTCGCGGCCGCGCAGGAGGTCGATCTGCCGGTCTGCCTGCACAGCGTGACGATCATCACGCCGCAGTTTCCCTATCAGCTCGACCAGTTCGAGAACCACTTCGCGCGGCAGGTGCTTTCGCATTCGTTCGCGATGATGGCGAACCTGACCAGCTTGATGCATACCGGAGTGCCGGCGCGCTATCCGAAGCTGAAGGTAGTGTTCACCGAAGCGGGCATTGCCTGGGTGCCGTACATGATGTGGCGTATGGACAAGTACTACAACGAGTACCGACGCCATGTGCCCTTCCTCGATCGGCGGCCGAGCGACTACATGCGCGAGCGAATGTGGTTCGCCACCCAGCCAGTGGAAGAGCCGGACGATCTGAGCCAGTTGGTGGAGACAATTCACCAGATCGGCGACGACCGAATCGTCTTTGCTTCTGACTGGCCGCATCATGATTTCGACCATCCAAAGCAGATTCTCAAGCTCCCGGCGTCGCAGGAACTGAAGAAGCAGATCATGGGCCTGAACGCGTTGCAAGCCTTCCAGCGCATTCCCGCGCCAGTCATGGCGGAGTAGACGCATGGCCGAGCATGTGATCGGGAGAGTGGCCGAGTTTCCGGTTGGCTCCAGCACGTTGGTGAAGGTGCGCAACGTGGAAATCGGGATCTTCAATGTGAACGGCACGCTCTATGCGCTGCCGAATGTCTGTCCGCATCAGTACGGGCCGCTCTGCACGGGCGGGGTGAACGGCACGATGCTTTCCAATCCGGACAAGAACTGGGAGCTGGAATGGGGCCGCGAAGGGGAGATTCTCACCTGCCCCTGGCATGGGATGGAGTTCGACATCACCACGGGTACGGCGCTGGCGAACCCGAAGTTCAGGGTGCGGCAGTATCCGATCGCAGTGGTGGGCGATGAGGTGGTGGTGACGCTCGGGAGCTAGAACGGTTGCGGAAACATGTGTCCCTGGACCGACGTCCTCGCGTAGGCGCAGCCCTCCGTGGCTGCCCGAACCGGCACACATCGGACGGGCACCTGTTCTCCGGCCAGCTCTAGGAATTGGAGTTCGGAGATGGCGCCGCCGTGTATCATGGAGGCAGCCTCCCGTCCTTCCCTTCGGTTCATCAGGCGGAGCATTCTCCAATGGTCAGCACACGGCCCCTAACCGCAGACGATCTGTTCCAACTCGGGTCCGACGCGCCCTATGAACTCATCGAAGGAGAACTGATCGAGGTGAGTCCGCAAGGGCGCGTTCACGGACGGATTCTTTCAAAGCTGAACTCAATTCTCGACAATGAGATCGTTACGGACGAGATGGGTGAACTCCTCGTCGGCGATGTCGGATTTGTCTTGTCACGCAATCCCGATACGGTGCTGGCGCCTGACCTGGCATTTGTACGAGCCGAACGTCTGCGAGACGCGGGTGACGGCTACCTCGAGCTTTCTCCCGATCTGGCCATCGAAGTCGTATCTCCAGGAAATACGCTCGCGGAGATTTCGCGGAAGACCGAGCTCTACCTCACCCACGGCTCCATCGAGGTCTGGGTGGTGCGACCTCAAGATCGCGAGATCATCGTGCATCGCAGAGATGGACGCAGCGAGATCTTCCGCAATGGCGAAAACCTTTCGAGCGCGCTCTTCCCGGAGCATGGCATCGACCTTGACAGGATCTTTCCAATTCGGTGAGTTGTCTTTCTCGAGCCTGCCTTGCGACCCTTTGCGCAATCCAGGGTGAAACTACCGCTTCGCATCCTGTAGCGCGCTGACCACCACATCCCACGTCTTGTCGATATCGGCGGGCCAGAGGGCCGACATCGCCTCACAACCCCGGTAGGCCCAGACGGCGAGGTCGGTCATCCCTTCCTCGAGAGCGATCTGGATGGCGTCGGCGGCTTCGTACTCGGCGCCGGCGGGGAAGTTGTACGCCTGGATCCAGAACTGGTTGGGCACGCCATGCTTCTGGCAGATCTTGCGGACAGCGGCGGCATTGGGGCGGACGTATGGTTCCATGGGAACCGGGTCGCCACCGGCCCGCCAATAGGGATCGGTGCCGAAGAAGTCGAGTCCGGGGATTTGTAGAAAGGGATCCCAGTCGGGCACCCCGACGAGATCGAAGTTCATACCGTGCGGCAGCAGGCAAAGCCCGTTGCGCACGCCCTTGGCGTGGCCATAGCCGATCAAGTCGGCAGTGACTTCGTAGACGGCCTGCTGGCGAAACAGCCGTACTTCCTCGTCCAGAACCAGTGGCATCTCGTGGCCGAATCTGGCGCGGAAGAGCTCCAGACAGCGGCTGCAGCGGCAGCTCCAGCGTTCGGAATCGGAACCGATCTGCCTGCCGATGTACCAAAGATCGCCGGGGTACCAATGCGGTTCGTCGAAGAAGAGGACATCGGCGCCCTGGTCGACCGCGGCATCGACCCATTCGTGCAGCCAGTCCATCAGCTTCGGCTGGTTGAGGCACGCGACCCCCATGCGCGAGCCATCGGCCAACACCTGGCAGATATCGGTTTCCCAGGTGACGAACTTGCTCATGGCTTCGCCGCCGAAGACACCCGCCACGCCCCAGGGATCGACGTGCACTTCCAGCCCGAGCTCGTGCGAGATGCGGTAGATCTCGCGCATGGTTGCCTTGCCCCAGAGGAAGTCGCCCTCGGTCGAGCAGTGAACCACGTAGTCGAACCCGCATGCGGCGATGTCTTTCAGATCGGCGGCCACATGCCGCAGGGTGCGATTGCCGAAATAGGAAACGCCGGTGCGCATCGGTGGGCTCTCCGTATCGTGCGGCCGGTGATTCAGTCCGGGCGGCGGTTGAAACGTTCAGGGTATTGTAGGGGCCAGTGACGGCACGCGCGTTTCCCGACCGGAGTCCGGGTTTCGGGCAACAAGAGATTCCTTGGCAAGCTCGGATTGACGGTGGGGTTCGATGGTGACTCGACGGCTCTTTTCGGTTCTCGTGCTGGCTTCGTTCGTGCTGGCGTCCACCTTTGCGTTGGCGCAGGAGGCGTTGCCGCTGGAACCGGGCCTGGGGTTACGGGCGACGACATTTGCCACCGGCCTGGCGTTTCCGGCGGGGATGGCAGTGCTGCCGGATGGGTCGCTGCTGGTGGGAACGAGCGTCTCGACGGGCGGTGGGTACTACGACTCCACCGGCGAGATCGTGCGGTTGGTCGATGCAGATAGCGATGGGGTAGCCGATTCGCCGTATGAGACGGTGGCGACTGGTCTGCCGGGTTCGATCACCGCGTTGGCGCTGGCGGGCGATCTGCTCTTCGTCACATCGATCGATCCGGCAGGCCCGGCGATCACGGCGGTACGGGTGAGCGAAGAGTTCTCCGGACCGTACACGGAGGCAGGATCGATCGAGTTTGACTTCCAGAATGCACTGCATCAGACGTATGGCCTGGCGACACGCCCGTCACCGGGCGATACCGGAACCTGGGATCTGGTGTTCAACATCGGCGCGAGCGGAAACGACACCGGCGGGAGCATGGTGTCGCTGACCGGGCTGATCGAGGATTCGTTGCCCGATTCGGCGGTCTATCTGGCGACGGTGCACGATGACGGCGAATCGATCGTCTTCAGCAAGCCGATTGCGTTGGCGACCGGGATTCGCAATACGAGCGCAATGGCGTTCGATCCGGCCTCCGGCGATCTCTGGATCGCGGAGAACGGGATCGACGGGCTCGATGATCCGTTCGTGTCGTTCAGCGCAGACGAGCTCGATGTCGTTCCGGCGGAGGACATTGGAACGCTGACGCTCGACTTCGGGTTCCCGGACACGTACACGCGCTACGACACTGGCGAGGTGGTGGGGAGCACGGGCACGGCGCCGTTTGCGGTGTTCCTGCCGCTCGATGGCTCGGAGAACGAGGGGATTGCGGCCCTTTCCTTCGCGCCGGCATCGTTTCCACACGAGCTGCGGAATGGGGTCTTCGCGGGATTCCATGGGCAGTGGGATTCGACCGGGATCGAGAACGAGGAGAACCCGTTGCTCTGGGTGAGCACGGAAACGGGCGAGATGCGCACCATCGTGGGGAACGATGCGGCCACGGTTGGGCATATCGACTCGCTGGCGTCGTCGGACGATGCGCTGTATGTGGCCGACTTCTGCGCCGATGGCAGTCTCTCGCAGACCGATCCGTGCGGCGTGGTGTATCGAGTGACGACGGCGGGGGATTGACGGATCGATCGCGCAACATGTCTCTGCGTGACGCTCGGTACTCGCAACGGCCACGTTGCGTTTTGTCCCCGAGTTGGATCCCGGGTTGCACGCCCTGTATTGGACACTCGCGGTTGTGATCGCCATCTGACTGTCACAACCGCGAAGGGTTCTACGCCGGTTGCGACGCAGATCGAATCGGGGCCGAAGAGCACATTGCAGATGTCGTTCGACTGTCACCCTTGGGTAGTGCTAACGGCGCATCCACACAACGGCTCGTCGTCCGGTGCGACGCAGATGTTGCATCCGGTGACACATGGTGGGAAGAGCACCCCTGGATCGTGCAGCCGGTTTAGCCGCACGAACCGCCCTGGCTGCACAATCCGCTCTCGCAACAGACTTCATCAGTCCCGCAGGCGGAGACCGCATTGCAGGTGTGATTGTCCAGGCAAAGTCCGGGAGTGCAGAGGTCTACCGCCGTGCATTGGTTGTTGGAACTGCAGCATGACGCATCGGTCGAGGCGAGACATCCCCCACCCTGGGCGCTGCAAACGTAATGGGTGCACGGATCGGTCCCACCGCAGTCTACTTGCGATGGTGTGCAAGCTCCGCGTTCGCAAGAATAGACAGTCAGCATCAAACCATCGCAGGTCGAGAGTGCGTCGCAATCCTCGTCGCGGCTGCAACAATGCGTGTCTGCGGAAACACAGGCGCCGTTGCAACATGTTTGACCCGCGCCACAGGAACTCACGGCATTGCAGGTGCGATTGTCGAGACAGCTGGCCGGTGTGCAAGAGTCGATCGGCTGGCATTGGTCGGCGGATGTGCAACAGTTCGGGTCGCGATCCACAAGACAGAAGCCGGTATCGCATCGATAGGTAGAGCAGGGATCTACTCCGTTGCAATCCTGCACTGACTCGGTGCAAACGGCTCCCAAGCAGGTAAAGCGATGCGCCACGGCGCCATCGCACGAGTTGCGTGCCGAGCAGTCGTCATCGCTTGTGCAGCAGGTGACATCGGCGGCCACGCAGATGGAGATTTGATCGTTCTGGCAGCATTTTGGCGTATCGCCATGGCAGCAGTCATCGCCACAGATCGTGCACTGGCGGCATTCGCCCTGGAAACAGACTTCCCCCTGCGCGCAACAGTTTCCACTGCAGACGACCCGACCCGTCGGGCAGCAACGCTCCTCGCCGTAGCATTCGCCGAAGCAGCAGGCATTGTCGCAACACTCGCTGTGCGCCGAGTTGCCGCGTGGAACCGTGGTATTGCAGCAATCGGGACCACAATTCGTCAGCGATCCTGGGCAATCGCAGGCTGTTCCATTCCAGGTTTGATTGCCGGGGCAGCCCACCGGTTTGGGGGTGGGTGTAGTCCGACGCGCGGCGCCAGCGGCGCCGGAAGTGGCGGTGCCCGCGAGCGCAACGCCCCCGAGACCAAGGAGTCCCTTCAGCAACGTGCGACGCGATTGTCCGTTGGCCAGCTGTCGCACGAACGCGTCGAAACGTCGGTCGTCCATGATGGATCCTCCCAAACCAACTTCGGTCGAATGGGACTTTGTTGCGCTGTCAACGAGAGAAAGTTGCCGGAGTATAGCAACAATGGACCTGTGGTTGAGCGTGCGACATGAAGCGACGATCCTCTCGGGTGATATGAACCGAGGAAGTGGGCCGTGTTGTCGTCGTACACCGCGCCAGTTCTTGGCCTGCACGCCTGGATCGATGTCGTCTTCCTCGCCTGGTTTGCTCTGACGGTCGTGTCGGTGGCATGGATTGCCTTGGACGTCTTT
Encoded here:
- a CDS encoding amidohydrolase family protein, encoding MFTVDADIHVNDTPGKLAPHCAMPWRKSLELLDGATYPYLQIPGFAANLRQDPPIAGSPPYRSVETAPDMRRALDELGIDVGILFPDHLLLFAALPNKEYATTLSHAYNRWLTEEWLQEDNGLYGVVLACPQNPEDSAEEIRKYAKNDRIVGVYLPTAGVHPLWGDRRYDPIFAAAQEVDLPVCLHSVTIITPQFPYQLDQFENHFARQVLSHSFAMMANLTSLMHTGVPARYPKLKVVFTEAGIAWVPYMMWRMDKYYNEYRRHVPFLDRRPSDYMRERMWFATQPVEEPDDLSQLVETIHQIGDDRIVFASDWPHHDFDHPKQILKLPASQELKKQIMGLNALQAFQRIPAPVMAE
- a CDS encoding Rieske 2Fe-2S domain-containing protein gives rise to the protein MAEHVIGRVAEFPVGSSTLVKVRNVEIGIFNVNGTLYALPNVCPHQYGPLCTGGVNGTMLSNPDKNWELEWGREGEILTCPWHGMEFDITTGTALANPKFRVRQYPIAVVGDEVVVTLGS
- a CDS encoding RidA family protein, giving the protein MTPEEKLKEMGFELKEQKPFHPAVAMGKITGNLLYLSGSTPPPVDGVPWDGRVGDVYTVEQGYEAAKQVAFMQLQAAWNVLGDLSRIKQTVKVLGMVNCTAGFRDTPAVMHGFSETLYAVLGEAGVHTRSAVGVQALPANVPVEVETIFEIE
- a CDS encoding Uma2 family endonuclease produces the protein MVSTRPLTADDLFQLGSDAPYELIEGELIEVSPQGRVHGRILSKLNSILDNEIVTDEMGELLVGDVGFVLSRNPDTVLAPDLAFVRAERLRDAGDGYLELSPDLAIEVVSPGNTLAEISRKTELYLTHGSIEVWVVRPQDREIIVHRRDGRSEIFRNGENLSSALFPEHGIDLDRIFPIR